Proteins from a genomic interval of Gadus morhua chromosome 19, gadMor3.0, whole genome shotgun sequence:
- the cdk17 gene encoding cyclin-dependent kinase 17, with the protein MEKMKRFRRRLSLTLRPSQSVDESLSELAEQLTIEDSVSKDSEPIVRNGRPPTSHSMQSFLHQYTSSSFKKPPLRRPHSVIGGSLGSFMAMPRNGSRLDIVHENLKMGSDGESDQASGTSSDEVQSPTGVCLRNRIHRRISMEDLNKRLSLPADIRIPDGYLEKLQLSSPGFDQPLSRRSRRASLSEIGFGKLETYIKLDKLGEGTYATVFKGRSKLTDNLVALKEIRLEHEEGAPCTAIREVSLLKDLKHANIVTLHDIIHTDKSLTLVFEYLDKDLKQYMDDCGNIMSMHNVKIFLYQILRGLAYCHKRKVLHRDLKPQNLLINEKGELKLADFGLARAKSVPTKTYSNEVVTLWYRPPDVLLGSSEYSTQIDMWGVGCILYEMAAGRPLFPGSTVDDELHLIFRLLGTPTEENWPGITSIEEFKSYKFPKYKPQPFINHAPRLDTEGIELLLSFLKFESKKRISAEEAMKHGYFRSLGLRVPTLHESISIFTLKEIQLQRDPGYRNSSYPDSSNGKINRRQSMLF; encoded by the exons ATGGAGAAGATGAAACGCTTCAGGAGGCGTCTGTCCCTGACCCTGCGGCCCAGCCAGTCGGTGGACGAGTCGCTGTCCGAGCTGGCCGAGCAGCTGACCATCGAAGACAGCGTCTCCAAGGACAGCG AGCCCATCGTGCGTAACGGCcggccccccacctcccacagCATGCAGTCCTTCCTGCACCAGTacacctccagctccttcaAGAAGCCCCCCCTGCGGCGGCCCCACAGCGTCATCGGGGGCAGCCTGGGCTCCTTCATGGCCATGCCGCGCAACGGCAGCCGCCTgg acatCGTCCATGAGAACCTGAAGATGGGTTCTGACGGGGAGAGCGACCAGGCGTCGGGCACCTCCTCCGACGAGGTGCAGTCCCCCACGGGGGTGTGTCTGCGCAACCGCATCCACCGCCGCATCTCCATGGAG gaCCTGAACAAGCGGCTCTCCCTGCCGGCTGATATCCGTATCCCAGACGGCTACCTGGAGAAGCTGCAGCTCAGCAGCCCCGGCTTCGACCAACCCCTCAGCCGCCGCTCCCGCAGAGCCTccctg tctgagatcGGCTTCGGCAAGTTGGAGACGTACATCAAACTGGACAAACTGGGCGAG GGTACCTACGCCACGGTGTTTAAGGGGCGCAGTAAGCTGACTGACAACCTGGTCGCGCTGAAGGAGATCCGGCTGGAGCACGAGGAGGGGGCGCCCTGCACGGCCATCAGAGAGG tgtcgTTATTGAAGGATCTGAAACATGCTAATATCGTCACGTTACATGACATCATCCACACGGACAAAAGCCTCACCCTCGTCTTTGAGTACCTG GATAAGGATCTGAAGCAGTACATGGACGACTGTGGCAACATCATGAGCATGCACAATGTGAAG ATCTTCCTGTACCAGATCCTACGAGGTCTGGCCTACTGCCACAAGCGGAAGGTCCTCCACCGAGACCTGAAGCCCCAGAACCTCCTCATCAACGAGAAGGGCGAGCTCAAGCTGGCCGACTTCG GCCTGGCCCGGGCCAAGTCAGTGCCCACGAAGACGTACTCCAACGAGGTGGTGACGCTGTGGTACCGCCCCCCCGACGTCCTGCTGGGCTCCTCCGAGTACTCCACGCAGATAGACATGTG ggGCGTGGGGTGCATATTGTACGAGATGGCGGCGGGTCGGCCCCTGTTCCCCGGCTCCACCGTGGACGATGAGCTGCACCTGATCTTCAGGTTACTGG GCACACCGACCGAGGAGAACTGGCCAGGGATCACGAGCATAGAAGAGTTCAAGTCCTACAAGTTCCCCAAATACAAACCACAGCCCTTCATCAACCACGCACCCAG ACTGGATACAGAAGGCATCGAGTTGCTGTTGTCGTTTTTAAAA TTTGAGTCCAAGAAGAGGATCTCGGCGGAGGAGGCCATGAAGCACGGCTACTTCAGGAGCCTCGGCCTCCGAGTCCCCACACTGCATGAGA GTATATCGATATTCACGCTCAAAGAGATTCAGCTGCAACGAGACCCTGGATATAGGAACTCTTCCTACCCAGACTCTA GCAACGGAAAGATCAACAGGAGACAGAGCATGCTCTTCTAG